gcaggagctcgtcctcggccatttcctTAGACCGTCCCTGACTCTCATGGTGAATCCTCGGCCTTGTATCTCCTCGGcgcaggccttgggccttaacatGAAATGAGCTGGGGTCATAAACTCTCTGGCCCCATAGTTACTATATGTTATTAAAGCTTTTTTCCCATTGTTTGTTAACCTGAGCAAGAGTGGGATTTGTTTTGGTACCAAACTGAAATTTCCTTAAGCAATAAAAGAAGTAGCATCAAGATCCCTCTTTCACTGTTCCCTAGACagaaaaattacaacttaaaatacaatttaggatccgtttggatacaacttatttttgctgaaactgaaaactaaaaactgaaaatactgtaacaaaataatttttaaatgtgtgaaaagtaccgtgagacccatttttagtatttttaaatgcatgaacagtgctgctacagtgcgtgaacagtgctgTTACAGTGTATGAACAGTGATAATTGTCTCATGTACAGTAAATCcatgtgattttactgttcatgtgttgaaaaaaaaaaaaaaaaaggaaggaaatggTGAAATAGAAAACGTAGACGTACAATAATCTCTATCCAAACTAGCACTTAAATCAAGAGAAAATTTAGCTAAACTATAAGCAACAAAGTTACATTCTCTTCTAATCCAGTTCAGCATGCAGTGTTCAGCAATATGTTGGTTTCATACATCTACAACTACAATTAGCAATCAGAGGTGGTACTTAGCTATAGTATAGATTACTTTAATTTGCTTGTTGGTTAGCCAATATATATAAGCAATGgcactacttatcaaaaaaaaaaaaaaaaaaatggcagtcACCTAGGCTTCTCGCTTCTCTGATGAGACTTCCCTAGTCAAATTTCAATTGGATCTGCCCTCATAGTGGCTAAGGCTTGTGATCATATTCATGTAGTGAATCTTTGGGTGAAATACAAGTATAAAACCCTTGTATGGAAGAGTTTTAAGAGGATATATTGTCAGAGGGAACCCAAATTCCTTATGCTTTTTTCGGATTGTTAATTATAAGCCTTGAGTTGTTTGCATTATTCTCATTTAATCTAATCAAATCAACTACTAGTAGTACACCCTTGTGTTGCATGCATGGATTAATATCTCTGTCATTCTCTTGTGTTGTGAGgcaggagaaattataaggtccttATAGTGGACCACATCATTTTTGCCTAGTGGTTCACCATTTGCTAAAAGGcttctaattatttaaaattttgctaactcattttatgataaaaattaaagtaaaagataaaatcatttaaacctatctgttcaaaaacaaaattaaaagaaagtgtgagcagggccggctcaaggcctaggcaagttaggcctaggcctaaggccccactaaaaaacaaatatttttttgggaaaaaaggCCCCATTTTTCATGGTTAAAAACCCaaacttttataaaattatatatattttttaaaggttataattttttttttattagtgatgtacaaattttactattacaaattgccatgttattaatcacaaaaaatgtgatataaacattcattagttaaattaatgaaattcatCAATGAGAAataatatcatattatattttgaacattttatagtacttttaattagcgcatttttctttttcatttctattaagactctcaaagtgcgagaccaatagaaccttaactcaattgaaaccctaaaatatttcaaaaagatgttgcaaatgtgttaaataatcaattatagattaatctcccctaatagtttgagactttaatttttgtaaactaatatcctacaaaaccatacaccaaataatatcaatctctctctctctcttaaaatcaaaatataaaattaaaaattagattacaactttatttaactatgcatcatcttatatccaaaataaagtatctttttcaatcgcaatatatttttatttctttttattaatatttataattcaactatgatattcaattctctatatgaaattaatattagtctagttggtattatttatgtatttaatgtatcaaattaaccttaatttaattagtattaaataattttgtttaattaatatttacatattaaaggtCCCACATAAATTTTTCGCTttaggccccaaattatgttAGGCCGCCCCTGAGTGTGAGGGTGTTTAAACGATATCTGTTTAAACACTATTTGTTTCAAACAACATCTTCTCCCTTAATCGGTAAGGTCCATATCATATGAAGCACAACGCATTTAAGCTCAAGAATGCTGATATGCAACAGTATAACTCTGTTTACAAAACAAGTTCAACTTAAAGTTCTTTATCATATTGTGGACCTTAAGGGTTAAAAGTGAGATCCAGGAGAATTAAATGGACAAGGAGATTAATATTTGTATGGTCCGCGACTAAGGATATCTGTTTATATAAACGCAATAGGGATCATGGTTAGGTGAGAAGAGCAATGCAATTTCCATGGAGAAAAGCTGCATTTCTAAAGTTCTTTCCCTGTCTACAAATTTGCCTAACTATTCTTTCAAATGGATATGCAGAGAGACAAATCGTGCTCCTCATGTATTGGCCACCCAGTCTCTTAAACAAAGGTTTTGGGGTAGTTTTAATGTTGATTCTGGACCCAAGGCCTTTCTTGATGTAATTTTTGAGGATAGCAGCGAGTCCTCTTCTTTGGTATTGCCTTGATGTTCACTgctttgtatttttataaaatctttttctcttagcaaataaaaatgaaagggCACCTAGCCACGAGAGGAATTTTTTGGCTTGTGGCAAAGAGAGGCTTTTTAGACttgctttatatatttattttacatcCTTCACCATGCCTTGTTATACGGATTGTTTGAATTGGCCAAGTATATATATTGGTTGTTGAAACGCGTACAAATGCAAAATTCATAGCTTATGTTCTGTTACCAACAAAGGAATGAATCCATTGCGTTCTAAAAACTCATTGCAACAATACAAAACATGGCAAAATAGAGAGAACAAATCAGAATAATCGAATGTAAAAGagatgtcaattttttttttttttggatgagaaGACTTGactttttattcattatttgtAAAAGAGGAAACATCGTGTTACATGCAAACTCTACGTGATTAAGATATTCCTCTAGCCATGCAACATAATTTTCAACATTAGCTGCATGTTGAGCCAACAAGTGGGCCGCCACATTTCCTAGCCTTTTGACAAAGCAACATTTCTAAATCCTTTTGCGAGATGGTGCGTTCCAGCAACAATGTTTTGCACCGAAGACGACGCCTCGCCCAGACCTTGAAGCGCGTTACAGAtaggtttaaaaaatattaaaaataataacaatatttaccaaaaaaaaaaaaacaataataacaataactatATCTCAGTAATTCCCAGAAAACCCGcccttttatttattagatTCCAGACATGCCATTCTCAATTTTCACGCTGGAAAATCCCGTACGAAATCTGTTCCTCTTTCTTCCAAACgttataattttcattatttccaCAATTTGCTGACAGCTGTTGTGACTTGCGAAAGACTTAGACTGGACAAAATTCATCAATATGAGACGCATTAgactaagagcattcacattaaaaatgtgaaaaatgctAAATCATAATCTTAGTTGTCATTCCTTTAAAATATCATTCACATCAATTAtgttattcttaaaatttttgacaTCTTTGCTACAGGGGAGTGTCATCTTTGACACCTTACTGTAGCaagttgctaaaaatttttattattattttttctttttctctttcttggtcTCTCTTGTgccgtttctctctctctctctctctctctcttattggataaaaaaaaagaattataaataataaataaataatattttaatgaagtggtaaaaaaataaaacttttgatgttgggtgtattataaagtagagtgttaaaatagataaagtaacattTTAAGATGCtaaatactatattttttaacatatttgatgagaatgctcatAAGAGTTACGACTAATATGATGAATAAAACACCAATTCTACTACTTACCCCAGAACacaactcaatttgtaacgcaTACAGTACTAGatcagaaaataaagaaaagccTTTTCAAATTTAAGCAAAATCCCTGTAATTCCCAATAAAACACCAATTGGGTCGGTCTTAAATTCCGCAATTAATAAATTCAAGTATTACTTTATGAAGTAATTCTTATTGAGAAAATCAAGAGACACGACgaaataaacaaatcacccaaatttcaaatttttatttcagtTAGATTTAAcaactaggtttttttttaatgatcgattcaaccacTAGGTAAAGTGTAATGTAGAGAGGCCTCGTATTGACTATTGTGATTATGGTGTTGATTGTGAATAAGAAATATATGTTAATATCTATGTAATCTACAAAAAGTAATTACAATTTGAAGCTTCGCATGAGCTTAAACACTTGAGAGAGTACAAAGAAAGGTATTCTCTTGGTGTAGTTTTGGTCTCAATTACTTGTATAAAGTTATTCCGAACTATATAACGAACCGTTAAACTGTTGTATTTTGGAAGAGATAAGTCTTGTATTTTGGAAGAGATAAGTCAATAGAGAAGGTCTATACGGATTTACTAATTTTGCCAACTATAGCGGATTTGAATCTCTTTAAAGAGAACGAGATTTTCGTGCCTTTGTCCGACATGGTCAgattaaaattccaaatttcttgtagttaaaatattattttattataattttcttcAAAAAGTATTATTGtctaaattagatttttacAATAGCAAGGAATGTGAATTTTATTCTTATTGTGTGTTTAGTGAATTGAAAGATttgtacatatttttttagtgcTCATTTGGGAGgaaagaatggaatgaaatggaaagaTTTGTGCATATTCAgcactttattttaaaataaggggtctaatagtaatattatcataaatTGATTTCATTAATTTCCTTCTATATTACTtccaaataagattacttacattccattcatttgtattcctttattttaaaacattcaaataatgttacttaattccattcattttctttcttttccgttcttttcctttgcttaaatacattcttttccattcaatTCCATTTTCTTATGAACTTACAAATGGAGCTTTAAGGTGGAAGATCTGCTCCTAGAACAACAATGCTGGGACTACAAAAAAGTACACAacttttgtgagttgtggtagaaTTTATATACTTGCGGCAAaaattgtgtgtatatatatatatatatttttatttatttatttatttatttattttaatattcgTATAGTTTTTCATAGAACGTACAATTATAGACGATTCTAAAAGATGCCTAGTGTTGCCAGTTGCAACTATGCAATCTGGCATTGCTTATGAAAGTTTGACTGTTTATTAGATTAGGTTCCAGCCTTTAGCAAGGCCCCAAGTTGACATTTGTGTGTATGCTAGttaaaagttttgaattttgatagctttggaatggaaagacttattattagttataaaaaatttatccatAGATTAATTTGACTTTAActccttaacttttttttttttaattataaaaaagtgataatgtgttagcttttttttaataatgtgtttcttttttcttataagaAACACATTATAAAAACAGCACCAAAACAAAGAAACCTCCCCTCAAAGGCTCTAACTCGTTTCCTTATCAAATTGATAGCTTGATAGCTTTGAAAAAGGAAAGACTTATTAGTTATAAAGTAATTAACCATAGACTTGACCTTTAACTCCTtatcatttttataacaaaatcataatgttttttttttttttttttttttttttaaatttatttataagaaacaCATTGTAAAAACggagaaattattgtgtattaGTTCCGGATTACTATAAATGCGTATTCTATAATTTCATATGAAGGGTGGGTCcttctaattaaattcatagtagGACCTATTATTCATGTGAGAGAAGGGATTAcatatttatggtactccaagagtatttaataattttctataaaaacagCACAAAAAAGAACCTCCCCTCAGAGCCAGAGGCTCTAACTCGTCTCTTTATATAGCCATAAGCCATAGTGCCATACGTCCCGCCCTGCTCAAACCCACATATATCCTCTATAATTCCCAATGCTTAAACCTCCAAACTCCCAAGCAACCAACAAACTCTCTGGTCTCTGCAacccttctttctttctatctttttttttttttttaacctaactTCAAAGCCCCATCAGCCATGAATCCGATGAGTTCTGCATCTGAAATGACAGAAAAAGAACTTACCTTGAATGGCCAACTCCAAGTCAGTCAAGAAAACGTCTTTGCCCATCATGAATCTGAAGGGGTTTCAACAGAATTGAAGTTGGGTTATGGTTCTTGCATCACCACAGAGAGGGAATTAAGTGAAAACTTGGTCAGTTTCTCTCTTTCAGAGACAGCTCGCGCAATCAAAAGAATGAAACTTGAAGAAGGAGAAGGGCCTAACAGTGTGTCATTGGAGTTGAAGGTTGGCTTATTTGATCCTTGGGTTATCAGGAAGAGGATCACGTTTAGTGATATTAACGTCGTAAAGTCCAGGCTCTTGTTACCAAAATACTTGGTTGAGAAGCATATTTTGCGACAATGGGAAGCAAGCATTGAAAACATTAAGAATAATGGGGTTCGAGTTGCTGTTTGGGATTGTGATACCAAGTCCGAACATCAATTGCTGTTCAAACAGTGGGGTAATGGGACTTATGTACTCATTGAAAACTGGAATATGGGATTTGTGAGGAGGAGGGGCCTGAAGGAAGCTGATGAGATTGGACTTTACTGGGATCAAAGCAATTCAAGATTCAGTTTTACCATTCTCAAGCAGGCTTTAAGCAATTAGTCCTCCACTGTTGGTCAGCTTCATTTCCTTGCTAATTATGTACTGCATCTGGTCTGAAAGATTGAAACATTGTTATCTTTTAAACTAATAAGGACCGTTTGGTAAGGttattctagtaacgttgtttgtatttttttaaaatatatgtaagtgaaaaagtgtgtagaaatacgtataatattattaaaaaactgAAATCATATTATTAAACAACTATACCAAACAGGGCCTAAGTCTTCGTTTTTCCCCTATGTAGTAGCTTACAACGTAGAAGAAGAAATGGAGAAGAGTGAAcctatttcattctttttctttttttaaatcagtTTCCTTTCCTATGTTCTTAATCCGTCAtggaattatccaaaaaataaagctAGATTTCGTAATAGTTTACAAAATCCGAATAGAGGTCCAAGCAAAATCTGAATGTGATTTGATCAATTGTAGGTTTCAGTAGTCCAGGGAAGGGTTGGTTCTTGTTTCAATTCAATGTATTTCTATGCTTTTACTTCCGTATTTTTGGAGGCATCTAATTCTTCAGTTTTAGTTGTTTCCCATAAGAGCTGTGTTGCAGCATTTATTGGAACTGAAATAGTGGGGATGAGGATGAGATACATGAATAATGGGTGTAGAGAATTAAAGATTGGTCAACGTACAGCTGAGCTGACAGCAGCTTATTATATTCTCTCCAGTGAGATTCTGAGAAAGGTGCGTCCTTGTCTTGTTTGCATGTGTTTCATGCGGCCCATTATGAAACCTAGGGTACAACATTTGACATTACACCAGATATCTGGAATTATAAATGGGAagcaataaaaaagaagacaaaaaagaaagacaactCATGGTGAGTTGCAGTAAAAATGGtaagaatttttatatttctaagCATTGCTCTTTTGACGAAGTACTCTTTGGACGAAGTAAATTATTAGAGTGTCAGTATCAATTGtgctaaaaaaatgttattttgataTACTAAAAAATtgctttatctattttaacatataatttttccaTTTACCATACATCACATCTCTTATTTTAAGACATCACCTAGCCtattaaaataactttaaaaactCCTaccttttattaaaataaaataggcagaaacactattttggtgtcaatgtaaatttagtccctatattttaggAGCGGTCAATTTAGTCACTGTTATTTTCAAGTCatagtcaatttagtccctactgTTAGATGATTAATGAAATTTGCTTAGGTGGCAAATAGAATACACACATggcataaattaaattaaaatataaatagtccTTCCATGTCAGCCCTTCCACGTCAGCTTCCACTACTGTTAATTCCACCTGACTCTCTATCTCTCACATGGCCCACGTACCTTCTCACTCATTGTCAAACacaattgaattcaaaatacacaaattaaaattccaatCCCTAACCCACAATGAACATGAACTCCTTCACGGCCAAATCTCTTCTCGCCTAACTAAACGAAAAATACTGAGGAAACATCTTCAAGTCCACTATATCCCCTTTCATTTCTTCCAAGAAATACCTCACCTTGGGGAGCAAATTATTTGTAATACTAAAAGTCAACAACCTAGGTGACCTTATCACCGTACTAACCACTTCCTCATAAGAAAACCCCAAACTTTGCAAAAACTGAATCTTTGGCAAAAGGGTATCTTCCACACTTGAAACCAATAGCACTACGGTGTGAGAAGTGATTGAATGAGGACCCACAAAACCCAAGTTTTGTAGAAAAGAGAAAGTGGGTCTTAATTGGTTTGGGACACTGGAAACTAAATTCTGGGGCATTGAGTTATGGACTTTGGAATGTGAAGAAATGGGATTCAGACCTCATTGAGAAGGAAATCAAAGATGGGGTAGAGTTGGGAGTTGTGGGTACATGTCTAGAATTCGACCAAGGGAAGAGCGAGTGAGGCCAAAGGAAGAGCGGCATTGCTCGACAGAGTGGAAGGAAGAGAGTGGGGAGGAATGGAAATCTGGGTTGAGTTGGAGAGCTTCGTGGGAATTGATGTTGAGGTTTTCAAGGTCGAGGATTTTCTGGCAGAAGAGGAGGCCTGAGtttgaggaggaagaagaaggtaGAAATCCTAAACATTGAAAGTACACCACCATTACCTTTCAAACAAATGTGGcagaaattttaaaacttcaacaaattaagACATCACCGTTACTTAGTAGTTGCGttcatcaaattttgatttgtcCCTTCACAAGTAACTAGCTCTTCAAAAAGCACAGTAATCAAGTTATGGACATGGGTGAGTTACAGAGTTGTTCATCAATGGTTTTGGTCTGGAATCACCAATGGAGTCTTCGAGATGAGAGGAACTTTGATTGTGGGGATTAGGCGAGTAAAGATTTGGTTGTGAAGGAGTTCATGTTCATTGTGGGTTAcggatttggaattttaatttggatattttgaattcaatcaTGTTTGACGGTGAGTGAATGTCTGGATGGTAAGTGGGTCATGTGATAATCACATCAGATTAATAGTAGTGGAAGCTGATGTGGAAAGGCTTACGTAGAAggactatttatattttaatttaattgatacCACGTGTGTATTTTGTTTGCCACCTAAGCAGATTCCATTAGTCATCTAACGacagggactaaattgactgtgACTTGAAAAtagtagggaccaaattgaccgctctcaaaatataaggaccaaattgactatgacaccaaaatatagggaccaaaatgatgTTTCcgccaataaaataaaataataaacaatgcCAAAGAATCTTTGGACATATGCCAACCACTTTTTGGCCACCACCTCCTTTGCAACAACCACAACTCCATCACCAGTGATCTTCTATAGTTTCGACCTCAACACCCATACCCATTGTGGCTCATCAATCACGACCCTTTGTTGCTCTCTTCAACCAAGAAACCAACCAACAACGCCTCCAAGCTTTATGTTAGAATTCATGCACACACTAAGCTTCATCAATGGTGTAAACCAACTctgtgatgagagagagaaaatatctGAATGTGTATGAATTCATATATACAATAAACAAGCTCTGCTTCTAATATATGAAACAGAGAGGCGGGAAAAGAACTAACCAAA
This DNA window, taken from Quercus robur chromosome 2, dhQueRobu3.1, whole genome shotgun sequence, encodes the following:
- the LOC126702599 gene encoding B3 domain-containing protein At2g33720-like yields the protein MNPMSSASEMTEKELTLNGQLQVSQENVFAHHESEGVSTELKLGYGSCITTERELSENLVSFSLSETARAIKRMKLEEGEGPNSVSLELKVGLFDPWVIRKRITFSDINVVKSRLLLPKYLVEKHILRQWEASIENIKNNGVRVAVWDCDTKSEHQLLFKQWGNGTYVLIENWNMGFVRRRGLKEADEIGLYWDQSNSRFSFTILKQALSN